The following coding sequences are from one Halobacteriovorax sp. JY17 window:
- a CDS encoding DUF4423 domain-containing protein, whose product MEEEKKLNIFEYSDYREFLRDFNEMKKRVNPSWSFGLWASKLELNSISSITMIINGQRHAGKKIQTSLIKYFQFNSKEAYYFEELVKIAKSSKNDPSLTILMLEQNDDLKTLREENTEQVDLFFNWKAHCIKELTQLSDFEASGNWIEKRTNGLIKNEEANKLLSALLKNGFLETNNINGREMISAVGSIHPTKEVTMDAAKAYHKGLMENSYEAINTDKEKRSLHASTLSLLKEDLPKAKEMIREFQIKFSEEIEQNPADEVYQLNIQFFPLTKSE is encoded by the coding sequence ATGGAAGAAGAAAAGAAATTAAATATATTCGAATATAGCGATTACCGTGAATTTCTACGCGATTTTAATGAAATGAAAAAGCGTGTAAATCCTTCATGGTCATTTGGTTTGTGGGCATCAAAGCTTGAGCTCAATAGTATCTCCTCTATCACCATGATTATTAATGGGCAGAGGCATGCTGGAAAGAAAATACAAACTTCTCTTATTAAATATTTTCAATTCAATTCCAAAGAAGCCTACTACTTTGAAGAGTTAGTAAAGATTGCGAAAAGTAGTAAGAACGATCCAAGCTTAACAATTTTAATGTTAGAGCAAAATGATGATTTAAAAACTCTAAGAGAAGAAAATACTGAACAAGTTGATCTCTTCTTTAATTGGAAGGCCCATTGTATCAAAGAACTCACTCAGCTCTCTGACTTTGAAGCAAGTGGTAATTGGATAGAAAAGAGAACTAATGGTCTTATAAAAAATGAGGAGGCCAATAAACTTCTCTCTGCTCTTTTAAAGAACGGTTTTCTAGAAACTAATAATATTAATGGAAGAGAAATGATATCTGCCGTTGGCTCCATACATCCAACCAAGGAAGTGACAATGGATGCAGCGAAGGCCTATCACAAGGGCCTCATGGAAAATTCCTACGAAGCCATTAACACAGACAAGGAAAAGAGATCCCTCCACGCCTCTACTCTATCTCTACTTAAAGAAGATCTGCCAAAAGCGAAAGAGATGATTAGGGAATTTCAAATAAAATTTTCGGAAGAAATAGAGCAGAATCCGGCAGATGAAGTCTACCAATTAAATATTCAATTCTTCCCTCTGACTAAATCAGAATAA
- a CDS encoding slipin family protein, translating into MNIMSLVPFLVIFLILLFNTVKILNEYERAVVFRLGRFSGVRGPGLIILLPGLEKMRRVDLRTVTMDIPSQDIISKDNVTLKVNGVVYFRVNNPEKAIIAVEDSLQATAQISQTTLRSVIGQFELDEILSQREEINQRLQTILDDQTEPWGIKVSAVEVKAIDLPIEMQRAMAKQAEAERDKRAKVISADGELQASKKLAEAAAILGSQKDAITLRYLDTMKEISTGDGKTTTFFPLPVDFLNMLTKK; encoded by the coding sequence ATGAATATCATGTCCCTTGTCCCATTTCTGGTTATTTTCCTTATTCTCTTATTTAATACAGTTAAAATTTTAAATGAATATGAGAGAGCTGTTGTCTTTAGACTTGGTCGATTCTCTGGAGTCAGAGGACCTGGCTTAATTATTCTACTACCAGGACTCGAAAAGATGAGAAGAGTTGACCTAAGAACAGTGACCATGGACATCCCTTCTCAAGATATTATCTCTAAAGATAACGTCACACTAAAAGTAAATGGAGTTGTCTACTTTAGAGTCAATAACCCAGAGAAAGCAATTATAGCTGTTGAAGATAGTCTCCAAGCGACAGCGCAAATTTCTCAAACAACACTTAGATCAGTCATTGGTCAATTTGAATTAGATGAAATTCTTTCTCAAAGAGAAGAAATTAACCAAAGACTGCAAACAATTCTCGATGATCAAACTGAGCCTTGGGGAATCAAAGTTTCAGCTGTTGAAGTAAAGGCAATTGACCTACCTATTGAAATGCAAAGAGCAATGGCGAAGCAGGCCGAAGCGGAAAGAGATAAGAGAGCAAAAGTTATTTCAGCAGACGGTGAACTACAAGCTTCTAAGAAATTAGCAGAGGCCGCAGCAATTCTTGGTAGTCAAAAAGATGCTATTACTCTTAGATATCTGGATACAATGAAAGAGATCTCAACTGGAGATGGAAAGACAACAACTTTCTTCCCACTGCCTGTAGATTTTTTAAATATGCTTACGAAGAAATGA
- a CDS encoding nucleoside triphosphate pyrophosphohydrolase family protein, with translation MNTQEYVKLAIKTESTDFTAMNTRLENDGLKRLLHAGIGLSTESGEFLDALKKHIFYGKELDRVNLAEEMGDLFWYLAIVADELGVDMSDVMARNIEKLKARYGEKFSEEKAENRDLESERKILEKQEMN, from the coding sequence ATGAATACACAAGAATACGTTAAGCTTGCAATTAAAACTGAGTCGACTGACTTTACAGCAATGAATACTAGATTAGAAAATGATGGTCTAAAGAGATTACTTCATGCTGGCATTGGTCTTTCAACTGAATCGGGGGAATTCCTCGATGCCTTAAAGAAGCATATCTTCTATGGAAAAGAGCTGGACCGAGTAAACTTGGCCGAAGAAATGGGTGATCTTTTTTGGTACTTGGCCATTGTTGCTGATGAGCTTGGTGTAGATATGAGTGACGTTATGGCCCGAAATATTGAAAAATTAAAGGCTAGATACGGGGAGAAGTTTTCTGAAGAAAAAGCAGAGAACCGCGACTTAGAATCTGAGAGAAAAATTTTAGAGAAACAAGAAATGAATTAA
- a CDS encoding ATP-dependent Clp protease proteolytic subunit — MKTYQILLILTISLFTFFSESRAQDINIKEVLELSIDSPITPATFNYLEQGFKRASKQNSDAILIKLNTPGGLVSTTKEILTLIGESKKPVMVWISPEGASATSAGAIIASAAHILLMSEGTNIGAATPIQMSGDIEKSDVRSKSVNDLKALVQSLAQTRGRNAKLFGDMIEKASSFEARVAKEKNLVDDILNQKSKLESVINNRMIHIQGEDRRILAERINYSSYEMDLGQKLLNIFANPNTAYILFLIGAALIYLEFQAPGGFIAGSIGALSLLLAAIGFQVLPLNFGAMALIILGFVLFIIEIYITSYGILSLAGLASFVSGSLFLLRTDDSYIVISQTLVISASLAISLFLIIVGYFLVKDHKNIGKTKFNSQLDESATVVAQLGFENNSFKYQVKLHGEVWNFESTSEYQVGDVVKVKEQTELCLKG; from the coding sequence ATGAAAACCTATCAAATACTTCTAATCTTAACAATATCTCTCTTTACTTTTTTCAGTGAATCGAGAGCGCAAGATATAAATATCAAAGAGGTCCTAGAACTTAGCATTGACTCTCCTATCACCCCTGCTACCTTTAACTATCTCGAGCAAGGCTTTAAGAGAGCAAGTAAACAAAATAGTGATGCCATTCTTATCAAATTAAATACCCCTGGAGGCCTTGTCTCTACAACCAAAGAAATTCTCACTCTCATTGGAGAGAGTAAGAAACCTGTCATGGTTTGGATTTCTCCAGAAGGGGCAAGTGCCACTAGTGCTGGAGCGATTATAGCAAGTGCTGCTCACATTCTTCTTATGTCAGAGGGAACAAATATAGGAGCAGCAACTCCTATTCAAATGTCTGGGGATATTGAAAAGAGTGATGTTAGATCAAAATCAGTTAATGACCTTAAGGCCCTTGTGCAAAGTCTCGCTCAAACCAGAGGGCGTAACGCGAAACTCTTTGGTGACATGATTGAGAAGGCCTCTAGCTTTGAGGCGAGAGTCGCTAAAGAAAAAAATTTAGTTGATGATATTCTCAATCAGAAATCAAAACTCGAAAGTGTCATCAACAATAGAATGATTCATATACAAGGAGAAGACCGAAGAATTCTTGCAGAAAGAATTAACTACTCTTCTTACGAAATGGATCTAGGACAAAAACTCTTAAATATTTTTGCCAACCCCAATACGGCCTATATTTTATTTCTCATAGGAGCTGCCCTTATTTATCTTGAATTTCAAGCTCCTGGTGGTTTTATAGCAGGCTCTATTGGCGCTCTCTCACTTCTCTTAGCAGCAATCGGCTTTCAGGTCCTCCCTCTAAACTTTGGGGCAATGGCCCTTATTATTCTAGGCTTTGTTTTATTTATTATTGAAATTTATATAACCAGCTATGGAATTCTCTCCCTTGCAGGGCTTGCTAGCTTTGTCTCAGGTTCACTCTTTCTACTTAGAACCGATGATAGCTATATTGTTATTAGTCAGACATTAGTGATCTCTGCCTCACTCGCCATTTCTTTATTTCTCATTATTGTTGGCTACTTCTTAGTAAAAGATCATAAGAATATTGGAAAGACGAAATTCAATTCTCAATTAGACGAATCTGCAACAGTTGTTGCACAACTTGGTTTTGAAAATAACTCTTTTAAATATCAAGTTAAGTTACATGGAGAAGTTTGGAATTTTGAAAGTACAAGTGAGTATCAGGTTGGAGATGTTGTAAAAGTCAAAGAGCAAACAGAACTTTGCTTAAAAGGCTAA
- a CDS encoding amidohydrolase family protein produces MQPLFKILLCHILNPKSDKSCEFVKNGALVLKRSNTGYKVVEYGKEKVILPKYTTKNSIEVMDTMGKVVMPAFFDTHFHWVQDDVRLMPKKNLLQWLINYTWPYEAKFKDKKYSKMKAEKFAKELTSVGTLGGACYASIHAHTTDDALKYFVGDFVVGNVLMTMESPDYLTQTKKQALKLVDKQAKKFKDSYAVTPRFAPTTHPDVMEEASKMARANRSFIQTHLSETENEIDYVMSIYKNIPGYEKVKTYTDIYKKAKVLGPKTIMGHGIYLSTEELKTLSKSKTSIAHCPTSNAPVKQLGLGSGLFNFKIAEKYGVDWSLASDIGGGPFVSMFDVMQSFVSQNKSANVKGATYIKALYRATVAGARALKLDKSAGNFEGGKYGNFILVSAPRDLTGSSEKILERIISSNKSSRKKYDKMVEQTFYRGECVFTKK; encoded by the coding sequence TTGCAACCATTATTTAAAATACTATTATGTCATATTTTAAACCCTAAATCAGATAAGTCATGCGAATTCGTTAAAAATGGCGCACTTGTCTTAAAAAGATCAAATACTGGTTATAAAGTCGTTGAATACGGAAAAGAAAAAGTCATTCTTCCAAAGTATACAACTAAGAATTCTATTGAAGTTATGGATACGATGGGAAAAGTGGTTATGCCAGCGTTCTTTGATACTCACTTTCACTGGGTTCAAGATGATGTAAGACTTATGCCTAAGAAGAATCTTCTTCAGTGGTTAATTAATTACACATGGCCTTATGAGGCGAAGTTCAAAGATAAGAAGTACTCAAAAATGAAGGCCGAGAAATTTGCAAAAGAGCTTACATCTGTAGGGACTCTTGGGGGAGCTTGTTACGCTTCTATTCATGCACATACAACTGATGACGCTCTTAAATACTTTGTCGGAGATTTCGTTGTAGGAAATGTTCTGATGACAATGGAGTCACCTGATTATCTCACTCAGACTAAGAAGCAGGCCCTAAAGTTAGTTGATAAACAAGCGAAGAAATTTAAAGATAGTTATGCAGTCACTCCAAGGTTTGCTCCAACGACTCATCCTGATGTAATGGAAGAGGCAAGCAAGATGGCGAGAGCGAATAGATCATTCATACAAACTCACCTTAGTGAGACTGAAAATGAAATCGATTATGTAATGAGCATTTATAAGAATATTCCGGGCTACGAAAAAGTAAAAACTTATACAGATATTTATAAGAAGGCAAAAGTTCTTGGGCCAAAGACTATTATGGGGCATGGAATTTATCTTTCAACAGAAGAATTAAAAACTTTAAGTAAGTCAAAAACTTCCATTGCTCATTGTCCGACCTCTAATGCTCCTGTGAAACAATTGGGACTAGGTTCTGGATTATTTAATTTTAAAATAGCAGAGAAGTATGGTGTTGATTGGTCTCTTGCTAGTGATATCGGAGGAGGACCATTTGTTTCGATGTTTGATGTTATGCAGTCCTTTGTTTCTCAAAATAAGTCAGCAAACGTGAAAGGTGCCACTTATATAAAAGCACTTTATAGAGCAACAGTTGCTGGAGCGAGAGCGTTAAAACTAGATAAGAGTGCGGGAAATTTTGAAGGTGGAAAGTATGGCAACTTTATTCTTGTGAGTGCCCCTAGGGACCTTACAGGGTCTTCTGAAAAAATTCTCGAAAGAATAATTTCTTCTAATAAATCCTCTCGTAAAAAGTACGATAAGATGGTTGAGCAAACTTTCTATCGTGGAGAGTGTGTTTTCACGAAGAAATAG
- a CDS encoding helix-turn-helix transcriptional regulator, whose protein sequence is MRCFTNIAKLIRTKRINHPKGYSQSELSHLLGYKNGQFISNVERALCNIPLKMLKKVSEVLDINADELKDAILKDHDQTLDNYLKLEGASEMMPNTVKKSSLATAQL, encoded by the coding sequence ATGCGCTGCTTTACAAATATTGCCAAATTAATAAGAACAAAAAGAATCAATCACCCAAAAGGGTACTCTCAGTCAGAGCTATCTCACTTACTTGGTTACAAGAATGGACAATTCATTTCTAACGTAGAAAGAGCTCTTTGTAATATTCCGTTAAAAATGCTTAAGAAAGTTTCTGAAGTATTAGATATTAACGCTGATGAGCTTAAAGATGCGATCCTAAAGGATCACGATCAAACTCTAGATAATTATCTTAAACTTGAAGGAGCTTCAGAGATGATGCCAAATACAGTTAAGAAATCTTCTCTAGCTACAGCTCAGTTATAA